One genomic window of Leopardus geoffroyi isolate Oge1 chromosome C3, O.geoffroyi_Oge1_pat1.0, whole genome shotgun sequence includes the following:
- the LOC123586580 gene encoding LOW QUALITY PROTEIN: uncharacterized protein LOC123586580 (The sequence of the model RefSeq protein was modified relative to this genomic sequence to represent the inferred CDS: substituted 1 base at 1 genomic stop codon) encodes MGQTQSTPLSLLLANFRDLKARGHSLSLDIHKRKLITYCRSEWPTFGVNWPTEGTFCLPVVLKVKSKIFLPGKEGHSDQIPYILVWQDLVENPPPWMASFLIAESCQILAAKPISPPKSPTPAAPPDDTGNPRLQYWPFSTSDLYNWKTQNARFSDNPKDLISLLDSVMFTHQPTWDDCQQLLRILFTTEERERIQLEARKLVPGDDGQPTANLDLINAAFPLTRPPQDGWDYNTAEGRGRLRIYRQTLMAGLRAAARKPTNLAKVYSIIQGKTESPAAYLERLMETFRQYTPMNPEAPENQAAVVMAFVNQAATDIKKKLQKLEDLEGKQIQDLLHIAQRVYSNRETPEDRQLKATEKMTKVLATVVQKPLDKHKPLDKDQCAYCKEKGHWARECPKKKKPHYGQKPWQPKTTPALFTQDAEXGGRGSDPLPEPRVTLQVEGNPVQFLVDTGAQHSVLIRPHGKISEKSSWVQGATGIRKYPWTTQRTVDLGNGKVTHSFLVIPDSPCPLLGRDLLTKMGAQIHFTPEGPQVTGPHNQPITILTLRLEDEYRLHQGPPSQSQNIEPWLQQFPEAWAETGGMGLAKHRPALFIELKPGADPVRVRQYPMSMEAKKGITPHIRRLLDLGILRPCHSAWNTPLLPVRKPNSADYRPVQDLREVNRRVMDIHPTVPNPYTLLSALSPEKQWYTVLDLKDAFFSLPLAPKSQELFAFEWFDPERGINGQLTWTRLPQGFKNSPTLFDEALHEDLGEYRNQNPEVTLLQYVDDLLIAAETAEACLQGTKNLLRTLGALGYRASAKKAQICRSEVTYLGYLLREGQRWLTDARKETVLRIPRPTTRRQVREFLGSAGFCRLWIPRFAEMAKPLYLVTRERAPFEWTEETEQAFQQIKLSLLSAPALGLPDVSKPFHLFVDENKGVAKAVLTQLLGPWPRPVAYLSKRLDPVAAGWPPCLRMIAATALMVKDADKLTMGQELHITTPHAIEGVLKQPPDRWISNARLVHYQGLLLNPLRIIYAPTRTLNPASLLPDPDLDTPLHDCAEILAQVHGVREDLQDHPLPDAEVTWFTDGSSFIHQGQRYAGAAVTTETETVWAEPLPAGTSAQRAELVALTKALTLGKDKRLNVYTDSRYAFATAHIHGGIYRERGLLTAEGKTIKNKEEILALLKALWLPKRLAIIHCPGHQKPITPVARGNNLADQVAREVALQVDCALMTTLPDPGPASLPESPTYTKKDLDWIQKLPMTQCLNGWWRAADCSIILPEEMGNKVLSKMHRATHMGTRKMQDLIRHARITIKDSRTKIEQIVTSCKSCQLTNATNHGKNPGSRTRGTRPGAYWEVDFTEVKPGKYGYKYLLVFIDTFSGWTEAFPTKHETAQIVAKKMLEDIMPRYGFPTLIGSDNGPAFISKVIQGIAQFIGADWKLHCAYRPQSSGQVERMNRTLKETLTKLTMETGANWVVLLPYALFRVRNSPYKLGLTPFEIMYGVPPPIIPNLQSNVLTEFDDHELLISLRELQHTHQEVWPRLRAIYENGPPPEPHHYRPGDWVYVRRHQQETLQPRWKGPYIVILTTPTALKVDGIATWIHYTHAR; translated from the exons atgggccaaacgcagagcacccctctctccctcctcctcgccaATTTCAGGGACctaaaagctagaggacacagcttaagcctagacattcacaaaaggaagttaattacctattgccgctctgaatggcccacctttggggttaattggcctacagagggaaccttctgcctccctgtggtccttaaagtaaaatcaaaaattttcctaccagggaaagaaggtcactcggatcagattccctatattctggtgtggcaagatttagtagaaaaccctcctccttggatggcctcttTCTTAATAGCAGAGTCATGCCAAATCCTAGCGGCTAAACCTATCAGCCCTCCCAAgtcgccaactccagctgcaccccct gatgatacggggaatccccgactcCAATattggcccttctctactagtgacctatataactggaaaacccagaatgcccgattttctgacaaccctaaagatttaataagtctcttagacagcgttatgtttactcaccaacccacctgggatgattgtcagcagctcctccgaatcctgttcactaccgaggagcgagaaagaattcaattggaagcaagaaagctggttcctggggatgacggccaacccactgctaaccttgatctcattaacgcagcttttcccttgacccgacccccacaggatggctgggactacaacacggcagaaggtaggggacggctgcgcatttatcgccagactctaatggcgggtctccgggctgctgcacgcaagcccactaatttggcaaaagtgtattcaataatacaaggtaagacagagagccctgccgcttatttagaaagattaatggaaaccttcagacagtatacccccatgaaccccgaggcccccgaaaatcaagctgctgttgtaatggcctttgtaaatcaagcagccactgatattaaaaagaaactccagaagctagaggacctggagggaaaacagattcaggacttactccacattgcccagcgtgtctatagtaatagagagactccagaggacaggcaacttaaagccaccgagaaaatgaccaaagtcctggctactgttgtccaaaagcccctggataaacacaagcccctagataaggaccaatgcgcctattgcaaagaaaaaggccactgggcccgagaatgccctaaaaagaaaaagccacattatggtcaaaaaccgtggcagccaaaaaccacacccgccctcttcactcaagatgcagaataggggggacggggttcggatcccctccccgaacctagggtaacgctacaagtggaggggaacccagttcaattcttagtcgacacaggggcacaacattcggtcttgatcagaccccatggaaaaatctctgaaaaatcttcctgggtccaaggggctactggaataagaaaatatccctggaccacccagagaactgtggacctaggaaatggaaaggtcacccattccttcctagtcatccctgacagcccgtgccccttattaggaagagacttactcactaaaatgggggcccagattcattttacgccagagggcccccaagtgactggcccgcacaaccaacccattaccatacttactctaagattagaagatgaatatcgactccatcaggggccaccctcacaaagtcaaaacatagagccctggctccagcagtttccagaagcatgggctgaaaccgggggtatggggttggctaaacatcgcccagctctattcatagagttgaaaccgggggcagatccagttcgggtccgacaatacccgatgtcaatggaggccaaaaagggcatcacaccacatatccgtcgcctcctagacttaggcatcttgcgtccctgccattcagcctggaacacccccctgctgcccgtacgaaaacctaacagtgcagactaccgtccggtacaagacctgagagaagttaaccgccgagtcatggacatacacccaacagtacccaacccctataccctcctaagtgccctcagcccagaaaaacaatggtatacggtccttgatttaaaagatgcttttttcagcctgcctctggcccccaaaagccaggagctcttcgccttcgagtggttcgaccctgagagaggcataaatgggcaactcacctggacccggctcccccaaggatttaaaaactcacccaccttgttcgatgaggcactccacgaggatctgggtgagtaccggAATCAAAACCCCGAAGTAACTCTCTTACAGTACGTTGACGATCTTTTAATCGCCGCTGAGACTGCCGaagcttgcttgcaaggcaccaaaaatctcctccggacacttggtgccctggggtaccgggcttcagcaaagaaagcccaaatttgcagatccgaggtaacctacttggggtatctgttaagggaaggccaacgatggctcactgatgcacggaaggaaaccgttctccgcatcccccgacccacgacccgaaggcaggtaagagagttcctgggatcagccgggttctgccgcttgtggatacctcggttcgccgagatggctaagcctctttacttggtcacccgagaacgggcgccctttgagtggacagaggaaactgagcaggctttccagcaaattaaactctCCCTGCTGTCggcaccagccttagggctccccgatgtctccaaaccttttcatctcttcgtagatgaaaataaaggggtagccaaagcagtgctgacgcaactccttggcccatggcccaggcctgttgcctatctttcaaaaagactggacccagtagcggctggctggcctccttgcctccgtatgatagctgctacagctctaatggtaaaggatgctgataagttaactatgggacaagagttacatatcacaacccctcatgccatcgagggagtcctcaaacaacctcctgaccgatggattAGCAATGcccgactggttcactaccagggactcttattaaatcccctcagaatcatttatgctcccaccagaacactaaaccctgcctccctgttaccagacccggacttagatacccctctccatgactgcgctgagatattggcacaggttcatggagttcgggaagatttacaggatcatccactgccagacgccgaagttacctggttcactgacggcagcagctttatacatcaaggtcaaaggtacgcgggggcagcagtcacaactgaaactgagactgtttgggcagagcctttgccagctggcacctctgcccaacgggctgaacttgtggccttaaccaaggcactgactttgggaaaagacaagagactaaacgtgtacaccgatagcagatatgcttttgctacggcccacatacatggaggtatatacagagagaggggactgttaactgcagaagggaaaaccatcaaaaacaaagaagaaatattggctcttttaaaggcactctggctgcctaaacgactagccatcatacattgcccaggccaccaaaaaccgatcacaccggtggccagaggaaataatctggctgaccaggtggcccgagaggtggccttacaggtggactgtgctttaatgaccaccctaccagaccccggtccagctagtttaccagaaagtcccacctacactaaaaaagacctagactggatccaaaaattgcctatgactcagtgccttaacggatggtggagagcagcagactgtagcataatcctcccagaggaaatgggaaataaagttttatccaagatgcaccgagccactcatatgggcacgagaaaaatgcaagacttaataagacatgctaggatcaccatcaaagactctaggacaaaaatcgaacagatagttactagctgtaaatcttgccaactaactaacgccaccaaccacgggaaaaaccctggctcaagaactcgcggaaccaggccgggagcctattgggaagtagacttcaccgaggtaaagcctggaaaatatggatacaaatatctgctagtgtttatagataccttttcaggatggacagaggccttccccaccaagcatgagactgcgcagatagtagcaaagaaaatgttggaagacatcatgcccaggtacggattccctaccctaataggatcagacaatggaccagcattcatttcaaaggtaatacaagggatagcgcagtttattggggccgattggaaactacattgtgcatatagaccccaaagttcaggacaggtagaaagaatgaatagaaccctaaaagagaccctaaccaaattgaccatggagactggcgctaactgggtagtcttactcccctacgctctgttcagggtgcg